Part of the Carnobacterium pleistocenium FTR1 genome is shown below.
GGCAATAAATCAGGCGTCTTAGCCAGTGATTTTCTAGCTCCGCGTACGACAGCTTCCATAACAATGATAATATCATCTGTCTCTTTTGCTTTTTTTTCGCCAGCTTTAGCAGACTCGCGAGCTACGGTTAAGATGGTTCCTTCAACGGGTTTCATAACCGCTTTATAGGCTGTTTCAACACCTTTAGTAAAAGCTTCAGAAAAGTCTTTACTAGACAATGTTTCTTTATTTTCAATTGCTTTGCCAAAACCTCTAAATAATTGAGATAGGATAACGCCAGAATTCCCACGAGCTCCCATTAACAGACCTTTAGATAGAGCTGCTGACAAATCCCCAATACTTTCAGAAGCCGTATTAGAGACTGCTTTAGCTCCGCTAGCTAATGATAAATTCATATTGGTTCCTGTATCACCATCCGGAACTGGAAAAACATTCAATGAGTTAACATATTCCGCATTTTTAGCTAACCGATTAGCTCCTGTTGCTATCATTAAGCGAAATTGCTTACCTTCTAATTTTGTAACTTTCACTACATATATCCTCCTTAGTTACTTTTCAATAAAGTGATAGTAACTATTTCTTCTTTTATAGGTCCTCATTTAGTCATTTAGTACACGAACACCTTGAACATAAATATTTACAGTATTAGCGGTTACACCTAACATTGTTTCCAAATTGTATTTTACGATTTCTTGCACATTACGGCTAACTTCAGAAACTTTTATTCCGTAACTCACAATAATGTAGATATCAACTGCTACGCCATTATCTTCTTGGCGAACGATTACTCCACGTGAATAGTTCTCTTTTTTTAGTATATCATTCAAATTATCCCGTATTTGGCTCTTACTTGCCATACCAACGATTCCAAAAATTTCAGTTGCAGCACCACCAACAACAGTCGCAATGACTTCGTTTGAGATATCTATTGTTCCAAATTGTGTTTTGATTTTAACTGCCATGTTAAAAATCCTCCTCTTGGCTAGCACGCCATAAATTACTACTCTATATTTTATCATAGCAGACTAAATAAGAAAAGAAAAACAAAGTTTCTCTATTTCTCTCCTCATCTAAAATAATACTAGGTAACAATAAAAGGCTGTCAAGTAAATTCCCTTTAAAGAAGTTCTTGCAAAGGCAACTAAATTGTGATAAATTATTAAAGTATGAGTATTGATTGAAGCTTTGCTTCGATATATCGGCAAAGGAGGAAAGACTAATGGCTAAAGAATGTGTAATTACAGGACGTAAAGCAAGAAGCGGAAATAACCGCTCTCACGCTATGAACAAATCAAAACGTACTTGGGGTGCTAACTTACAAAAAGTTCGTATCATGATCGACGGCTCACCTCAAAAAGTTTGGGTATCTGCTCGAGCACTTAAATCTGGTAAAATTGCACGCGTATAATTTTACTTAAAAAGAACCTTTCCCGTCGTTATGGAAAAGGTTCTTTTTATTTTTTAACTAACTATCTTTACTTTGAATGACTGCTATTATTCCTGATTTAAAAGAAAATGTTACGCTATCTGAGATGAATTCATTGCTTGCTAAAGAAACCGGATGAGTAAAATTTGCATTTTTCAATTGATATTTTGCATCTTTTATTGATAGTTGCTCTACAGCAGATAAACAAGTAAAGGCAAGATACTTTTTATCTTGTTCTTTCGTTATCGTATGTGTCCCTGATAAAAAATAAGATATCGTATTCTGGATATCTATTAAGCGTATTTTTGAAGCTTGCTGAAAGATTTTTGGTTGGAAGATCATGTAGATATTATTTAATAAATGATCCATTCTTCCACCAGTTGCCCCATAAATAGAGACACTAGTTGGTGTAAATTCATCAAAAGCAATTTGGACGGCCAATTCTGTATCCGTCG
Proteins encoded:
- a CDS encoding Asp23/Gls24 family envelope stress response protein, whose protein sequence is MAVKIKTQFGTIDISNEVIATVVGGAATEIFGIVGMASKSQIRDNLNDILKKENYSRGVIVRQEDNGVAVDIYIIVSYGIKVSEVSRNVQEIVKYNLETMLGVTANTVNIYVQGVRVLND
- the rpmB gene encoding 50S ribosomal protein L28 is translated as MAKECVITGRKARSGNNRSHAMNKSKRTWGANLQKVRIMIDGSPQKVWVSARALKSGKIARV
- a CDS encoding thiamine diphosphokinase gives rise to the protein MEQHLAIMVGGPCERIPVLTDINSKDLIWIGVDRGAIRLLEQGIVPRIALGDFDSVTKEEFRKIKQEVADIRTYKAEKDATDTELAVQIAFDEFTPTSVSIYGATGGRMDHLLNNIYMIFQPKIFQQASKIRLIDIQNTISYFLSGTHTITKEQDKKYLAFTCLSAVEQLSIKDAKYQLKNANFTHPVSLASNEFISDSVTFSFKSGIIAVIQSKDS